From a single Eleginops maclovinus isolate JMC-PN-2008 ecotype Puerto Natales chromosome 20, JC_Emac_rtc_rv5, whole genome shotgun sequence genomic region:
- the chia.1 gene encoding chitinase, acidic.1, producing the protein MKLLTALGVLLVLNMATSSRLVCHMTNWAQYRPSSGKFTSDNIDPFLCTHVIYAMSTINSFNELTPIEWNDDQQFTGLKRLKNINPDLKTLLSVGGTVNGISPFIAMVARAENRATFIKSSITYLRTHNFDGLNLAWEYPAHNGSPEQDKTRFTQLVSELYKAFEDDAKENKKTPLLLTANVAAFIPTIDRAYEVQKITLYLDFINVLTYDYHGHWEAATGHNSPLYSSSMDSGTHVHHNINSSISHWLVNGAPAEKLLLGFPTYGRTYHLSSSATGLGAPANGPADAGPYTRTAGFWSYYETCDYTPSANVGWIPEQQVPYATYGSSWLGYDDKRSFSSKVQYMTANNLGGAHVWTLDMDDFGGSFCSDGAYPLINHLRMSMGFPPKPTTTPAPTTTRDPIADFCRGRPNGLYENPTDKKTYFQCFQGNTYLHHCQPGLIYWDSCKCCNWP; encoded by the exons ATGAAGCTCCTCACAG CTCTGGGCGTCCTGCTCGTCCTGAACATGG CCACCTCCAGCAGGCTGGTGTGCCACATGACCAACTGGGCCCAGTACAGGCCCAGCAGCGGCAAATTCACCTCGGACAACATCGACCCCTTCCTGTGCACACACGTCATCTACGCTATGTCCACCATCAACAGCTTCAACGAGCTCACCCCCATCGAGTGGAACGACGATCAGCAGTTCACCGGCCTCAAGAGGCTCAAGAATAT TAATCCTGATCTGAAGACCCTACTGTCAGTGGGAGGCACAGTCAATGGAATCAGCCC ATTCATCGCCATGGTTGCCAGGGCTGAGAACCGTGCAACTTTCATCAAGTCGTCCATCACTTACCTGCGCACCCACAACTTTGACGGGCTGAACTTGGCCTGGGAATATCCTGCACACAACGGCAGCCCGGAGCAGGACAAGACCAGGTTCACTCAGCTGGTCTCG GAGCTGTACAAGGCCTTTGAGGACGATGCTAAGGAGAACAAGAAGACTCCGCTGCTGCTGACAGCCAACGTGGCTGCTTTCATTCCCACCATCGACAGAGCCTACGAGGTCCAAAAGATCACACT TTACCTTGACTTCATCAATGTCCTGACCTATGACTACCACGGACACTGGGAGGCAGCTACTGGACACAACAGCCCTCTATACAGCAGCTCCATGGACTCCGGCACACACGTTCATCACAACATC AACTCTTCCATTTCACATTGGCTGGTTAATGGGGCCCCAGCTGAGAAGCTGCTGCTGGGTTTCCCCACCTACGGACGAACCTACCATCTGAGCAGCAGTGCTACCGGCCTGGGAGCACCAGCGAACGGCCCCGCAGACGCCGGACCCTACACCCGCACCGCTGGCTTCTGGTCCTACTACGAG ACCTGTGACTACACCCCCAGTGCTAATGTCGGATGGATCCCTGAGCAGCAGGTTCCCTATGCCACCTATGGAAGCTCCTGGCTGGGCTATGATGACAAGCGCAGCTTTTCTTCCAAG GTCCAGTACATGACTGCCAATAACCTGGGGGGTGCTCATGTGTGGACTCTGGACATGGATGACTTTGGTGGATCCTTCTGCTCAGATGGAGCTTATCCTCTCATCAACCACCTCAGGATGTCAATGG GTTTCCCCCCGAAACCCACCACCACCCCtgcccccaccaccaccagagACCCTATTGCAGACTTCTGCCGTGGACGTCCCAACGGGCTGTATGAGAACCCCACTGATAAGAAGACTTACTTCCAGTGCTTCCAGGGAAACACCTACCTGCACCACTGCCAGCCCGGCCTCATCTACTGGGACTCCTGCAAGTGCTGCAACTGGCCCTGA